In Phycisphaerae bacterium RAS1, the genomic window CGGCGCCGGCCGGAGCCAAGCTCGTCCTGCACGTCTGCGCCGTTGTGCTGCTTCTCACGGGCACGCTTTCGATCGGCGCATTGAAACGCACCGCGGATTCGGCCGCCGTTCGAGCCGCCCCGCCGGCCGTTCGGGTAAGCGACGCGCACGTTTTTCCGACCCGCGCGCGGTTTTCCGAGCCGCGACCGTAAGAGACTGAGAACTTTTCCTTTGGCCGGCGTCGGTTTCCTTGTCGCATGGTCTGCGGCTCGTGATTCGCTTGTTTACTTCGGCTGCACCGGCGGGTTCATTCGCTCACCGTTGGTCAGGTGACGAGCTGCGCGGTGAAGTGCATCACGTTGTAGGCGAGGGCGGCCCAAAGGGCCTGGCAGCGTACTTTGGCCAGCCCGCGCACGACGCATTGCGCCAGTCCGCGATACCGTTTCAAGTCGGCGTTGACCGGCTCGGCGGTCGAGGCTCGCTGCTTATAGATCGTCTGGCCCGCCGGCGTTCCCATGCGCACGCGCCAGGCCGCCACGCCCGGACCGTCAGAGCGTTTGGGCGCAAAGCCCGCGGTGTCGTTCCCGGTCTTCTGCGGCGGCGCATAGATGCGCGTGCCCGCCGCTTCGGCGCGCTCGATCTCGGCCAACTGCACGTAGCCGCCGTCGAGCAGGTGCTCTACCACCTTCGCGCCGCTGCGCCGCTCCACCTGGGCGCGCAGCGGCGCTGCTTGCTGGTGGTCGCTGCGGGCCTGGGTGACGTCCACCCCCACAATCGCGCGGCTCTCCACGTCGGTTGCCAGTTGTACGTTATACGCCGGACGGTAGCCGCCGTCGGGCATCTTCATGACGCGCGCTTGCGGGTCGATCGTCGAGGCCCGCGGCTCTTTGGCACGCACGTCCGGCCGCTTGGACTGCTGCTGGTCTGCGCCAATCTTCGGCAACTCGGCCAACGCCGCTTCGATTCGCTCGACCCGCTCCCGGGCCGCACGCTCCTGCGCGGCACGCCGTCGCGCATCCGCGGCAGGGTTGTCCGACTGGGCCTTGACCGCCGCCACATGGGCGCGGGCTTCCGTCAGTTGACGCTGCAGCGTCGCCTCGCGGCGGAAGGTGTGCCGCCCGGCGTCGGCCCGCACCTTGGTTCCGTCCTGCGCAATCCGACGCACGCTCACGATCCGCTTGTGCATCAGCACCGCCAACACCTGCGAAAACAGTTCGTCCAGCGCCGCCCTGTGACCGACGCGGAAGTCATTCAACGTGTGATAGTTCACCGGCACGCCGCCGCACAGCCAGCGAAAAGCGTCCTGGCAGCCGCAGCGTCGCTCGATCTCGCGCCCACTGCCAATCCCCTCGATCGTCGCGTACAGCCACAACGCCGTCAGCAACTGCGGATCCGTCGCCGGCCGGCCCGGCTCGTCGCCGCGCGCCTTGAGCGGGGCGCTGAACGCCGAAAGATCGAGCCGCTCCACGACCGACCAAACCGCCCGCGCCGCGTGATCCGCCGGCAGCAGATCCTCCAGACAGCACGGCAGCAGCAACGACTGCTCGCGATTCGGCCGCCGAAGCCGCGGCGGCTCCGCCAACGCACGCCGCCCCGTCGATTCCGATACTGGGTCGTTCATCACGGCATCCATTCCGGCAATCAGCATCGTCGTGTCCATGTCGAATAATGTACCATCCCCGGCAAGGGGGATTTATTCTCACTCTCGTAAGGGAGCGGTTCCCCCGCCTACCGCTCCCTCACGGTCGCGGCTCGGAAAGAGGAACGGACAAGCTCCCTCTCGCACCCAAACACCCGACGCCACCCGCGCGGCGCAATTGGCGGCGCGTCGCCGGACGGGTATAAGACGGCATGAAATCCGCCCTTCCGCTCGCGATCGCTCTCGTGCTGCTGCCGGCCGCCGGCTGCCATGACGGCGCAGAAATAACCACCGAAGACCCGCAAGTGGCGTCGTTCATCAAGCTGATGACGCCGGCGAAGATCGAAGTGGACCGTTTCACCAAGCCGGTCAGCTTCGCCCGCGACGGCACGGCCGACGGCCTGGAGGTCATGGTTGCGACGCGCGACGTGGCCGGCGATCCGATCAAGGTCTGCGGAACGTTCAATTTCGAATTGAATGCTCACCGCGCCGCGAGCAGCGACCGCATCGGCCAGCGCGTCGCGCTCTGGCGAGTGGACATCGCCGACGAGAAATCGTTCAAGGCCTACTGGGAAAATTTCCCGCGCTTTTACCGATTCGAGCTGAAGCTCGACGAAGCCCCGCTCCCCGCCGGCCGATACGTGCTCAGCACCTGGCTGGTCGTCCCCGGCGGCGACCGGCTGTTTGATGAGTACGAATTCTCCTACGACGGCTCCCCGGTGATCCCCGTGCCGATCACGCGCTGAGCCGGACTACGCCGGTCGCGCCGCCGTGCGCGAGGCCACCGGCGACAGAATCTGCACCCAGCGCCGCATCGCATCCGCCGCGATCACGACGACCAGCGCGAGCATGATCGTCGCCAGAACGCTCATCAGCCGCAGCGAGAATGCCTCGCCGGGCGGCGCGGTCGCAATGCGTCCCCACCAGCCCTGCACGCTCTGCACGCCGGCGGTCAGCGTCGTCGCCAGCACGAAGAAGAACGGGATCGCGGTGCACAAAGCGTAGACGCGCTTCGGCGCGTGCAGCAGCAGATAGGTTGTGCCGACCGCCAGCGCGATGGACGCCAGAAGCTGGTTGGCGATTCCCAGCATGCGCCAGAGCGTGTTGATGTTGCCGGTGTAGAGCAGGTAACCCCACGCGAAACAGGTGAGCAGGCTCATGCCGACGTTCATCGCCCAGTTCGGGCGGTGCGACGCGGCGCTCGCCGCGCCGGGAGCGGCGAGTGGCGCGCCGGGTGCGTGGTGTGGAATGAGTGATGCGTTCGCCCCCTCGCGCCCGGAGAATTGGCCGACCGCTTCCTGCACCACGAAGCGCGCCACGCGCGTCCCGGTTTCGAGCAGCGTCAGAATGAAGAGCGCCTCGAACATGATGACGAAGTGGTACCAGTACGACATCAGGTGCGCCAGCCCCGGCACGCTGGAAAACACCTTGGCCATCCCGACCGCCAGCGTCACCGCGCCCCCGCTGCGGCCGCGCAGACCGCCGGTGCCGTCCGCCCGCCGCGCCTCTCCGGTGCCGCTCTCCAGCTCATTCAGTTCGACCGCGTGCAGGTTCCAGTCGTGCTCCGTTCGGACGGTCTCCAGCATCGCCGCGTAATGCGCCTGCTCGGCCGGCGTCCTCTGATCCACGTTGATGGCGAAATAGTCGCCCGGCTCGAGCGCACAGGCCGCCACCAGGGCCGTCACCGCGACGAATCCTTCGACCACCATCGCCCCGTATCCGATCGGGCGAATGTGGCTCTCCTTTGAAATCATCTTGGGCGTCGTCCCCGACGCGATCAGTGCGTGAAAGCCCGAGATCGCGCCGCACATAATCACGATGCAGATGAACGGCCAGACCGGCCCGCTGATCACCGGCCCGCCGCCGCTCAGGAACGGCGTCGTCGCCGGCATTTTCAGCGTCGGGTGCGCGGCGAAGATGCCCACCGCCAGCACCGCGATCACGCCGATTTTCATGTACGAGCTGAGATAGTCGCGCGGGCACATCAGCACCCACACCGGCAGGATCGCGGCGACGGCGGCGTATGCCGGCAGGAGCAGTTTCAGCGTCGTCGGCGAAAACAGGAGCGAATCGGACCAGGCCGACTCCGCGAAGGGCCGGCCGAAGAACACGCCGAGCAGAACAATCGTCACGCCGATGACGGACGCCTCCGCCACCTTGCCGGGGCGGATCTTGTACATCCAGAGTCCCGTCAGCAGGGCGGCGGGAATCGTCACCACGATGGTGAACATGCCCCAACTGCTTTCCGCCAACGCGTTCACGACGACGATCGCGACGCTGGCGAGCGTGCAGATGATGATGAAAAGCGTCGCGATCGACGTGATCACCCCGGAGAGATCGCCGATCGTGCTGCGCGCAATGCGCGGCAGAGACAAGCCGTCCTGCCGGACCGAGGCCCACAGAATGACAAAATCATGCACCGCCCCGGCCAGGCACGCGCCGATGACAATCCAGATGAACCCGGGGAAGAACCCCCACTGGCTGGCCAGCACCGGTCCCACCAGCGGCCCCGGACCGGCGATGGCTGCAAAATGGACCCCGAACAGCACGTACTTATTCGTCGGGTGGTAATCGACGCCGTCATTGAGCCGCTGCGCGGGCGTGGGTCGCGAATCGTCCAGCATCGCGACCCGTGTCGCCAGGAACGCCCCGTACAGCCGATAGGCGATCGCGAAGGCGGCCAGCGAGCCAACCACGAGCCACAAAGAATTCAACGCGGCCCTCCGATCGATCAGTCAGAGTCGGCGGCGACCGCCGGCGGAGCGACGAACGGCCACGCACACGGCGACTTCTGACAAACATGAGCGTACGGAGAGTGACGGATGGCAGTCAAGCGGCGCCGCGCCCTGTAATCGCCGATGTTGGCTTGGATCTCCGATCAGAACCCCGCGCGGAAGTGCGGGGCCTGCTCGCCCGCCACTTCCGTGGCGGGTTCTGCTGGGCGCTCTCATCCACCCGCAAGCAGGGCCACGAACGGGTTGATATCGAGCACGTTCACGTTGCCGTCGTCGTTGATATCGGCGACGCACTGCAACAGGCACCCCGGGAACGTAATGGCGTACTGAGCCGGGTTGCTCAGGCCGAGGACGAACCCGTTGATGTCCAGGACATTGACGCTGTTGTCGCAGTTCGCGTCGCCGAGCACGAATCCGCTGCACACGTTCTGCGCGATCGGCCAGAAGCCGCCGACGAGCGAGAAGCTGCCGCCGGTCATGGCGCTGCCGGCGTCCGGTTGTCCGATCGTGCCGGAGACCTCGAACGATCCGCCGGTGCTGTTCATGCCGCCGCCACTGTCGATGGTGGACCAGTCGATTTCAAACGGCTGGGCCAGTGCGGGAGTTGAGGCTGCCAGCAAGACGCCGAGCCACAGGCACGCACGAGTCGGGATCGTCATGTTCGTGCTCCTGACGGACAAGAAGTCGGACGCGCGCTGCCGGGCAAGCCTCGTTTTCTCCGGCCTGCCTCCGGCGGCGGACAAATCGGTTCTAACCATACTAACGAGAAATTCAGGTGGTCCGCGTCATTTTTTCCCGCCGGGCAAAACCGGGCGTTTGCGGGCGTCGCGAACGCGCGTCGAACGAGCGCGTTCAGGGCCGGCGTGTCCCGGCGCCGGTCCCAGGCAGCGGACAACCCGAGGTTGCCCACATCTTGGGTGGGACGGGCGTCTCGCCCGTCCCTGGGGTCAGAGGAACGGGCAAGATGCCCGTTCCACCCGAAGAAGGTCGCGAGCAGCCTGGTCTGTCTATGCGTCAAAGCCGATGCGTCCTCACGCCGGTTTCCCGGCGCGAGGACGATAGGCCGGCCCCCGCGTCCTCAGGACGACCCGAGCGCGATCAGTAGATCACGATCGGGTGGGCGTCCCAGCCGTCGCTGTCGTTGTTCGACGAGTCGGAATCCGAGCTCGTGACGATCACGCCGACGAAGTAGCTTCCTGCCGAGATTCCGGTGGGAACCGTCAGCGCCGATCCGGACGGCACCACTGAATCGTTGTCGCCGATCGAAATCCCCGACCGCGTCGTATATGCGATGGGCAAGTCGCCGGTCGAGATATTGTCGTTTGTTGACAGGTACCACGTGTAGGTCAACGTTCCCGACCACGAAACACGGGAGCTGTTGACGATCCGAACGCTCAGCGACGACGGAAACGCCGAGCCGCGGACGCCGTACGACGGCCCATCCACATCGAGCGGCACGAGGTCGGCGCTCGACGGCGTCGCGGAGAGAATCGCCGACTCGATGTCGCTGAAATCGCCCGACGTCAGACGGCAGCAATCAGAATGCCACGGCGAACTGGTCGAGATGTTGGAGAACACGGCAAAGACGTAGCGACTGCCGCTGACCAGCGTGTACTCGCCCGATCCGCTCTCGCCGAAGTAACCGCGGCTGTTCGAGCGGACCTCGTTCCCGAACCAGGCGGGGAAGGTGTAGTCGGTGCTGTCGAACGGGCCCGAGCGCGTGTACATCTGATCGCCCGGGAAGCCCCCGGAACCGGGGTATCCGCGGCCGTAAAACGTGTTTCCGGTGAAAAAGCTGGGGCTGCTGCTGGCGCCGTAGCCGAGCCAGCCGGTCAGCGCGCCCACGGGGCGATCCAGTTCGAGGATGGCCAGATCGTCGTCAAAGTCGGCGCCGGCCGTCCAGCCGGATGCGACCCAGGCGCGCACCGCGTTGGCGCCGCCGAAGGAACCGGTCGGATTGCCGCTCGAATCGTAGAGACCTTCCCAGGCCGGGACGACGTAGAAGTTGGTATACGCCGCGCCGCCGCCGCCGGCTTCAACGCAGTGTCCGGCGGTCAGGACGTGCTTGGCGTCGATCAACGTGCCGCTGCACTGGCCGGCGCTGTTGAAGAGCGCCACGACCGTCGAGTAGGGGAACGTGGTTTCCGTGGTGACGATGGTGGGCGCGCTCAGCGTATTCTCCATCGAGTCGCCCTCAGCAGGCTCGAATTCGAGCTCGGACTCGATTGCGTCCGCCGCGGAATCCGCGGCCGGGCGCGCCATGCGACCGAGCTGAAGGCGAAGCTCGTCCAGATTGAGATCGTCGGGCGTTCCCTCGACGAACGACTCGTCGCCAGTGATCAGGTCGCGCACCAGCCAATAGCGCGGCGTCGGAACCGA contains:
- the blaSE_1 gene encoding Glutamyl endopeptidase precursor gives rise to the protein MRRLQTALLSAGTIALGLAALAAAPPADDQGSGQSKVSEPTPGENQRKRPPGTIDNPEGLRRFQRPFPHQNVPPMPIPHDPDDDAPPGPPAENSVPTPRYWLVRDLITGDESFVEGTPDDLNLDELRLQLGRMARPAADSAADAIESELEFEPAEGDSMENTLSAPTIVTTETTFPYSTVVALFNSAGQCSGTLIDAKHVLTAGHCVEAGGGGAAYTNFYVVPAWEGLYDSSGNPTGSFGGANAVRAWVASGWTAGADFDDDLAILELDRPVGALTGWLGYGASSSPSFFTGNTFYGRGYPGSGGFPGDQMYTRSGPFDSTDYTFPAWFGNEVRSNSRGYFGESGSGEYTLVSGSRYVFAVFSNISTSSPWHSDCCRLTSGDFSDIESAILSATPSSADLVPLDVDGPSYGVRGSAFPSSLSVRIVNSSRVSWSGTLTYTWYLSTNDNISTGDLPIAYTTRSGISIGDNDSVVPSGSALTVPTGISAGSYFVGVIVTSSDSDSSNNDSDGWDAHPIVIY
- the cstA gene encoding Carbon starvation protein A, with translation MNSLWLVVGSLAAFAIAYRLYGAFLATRVAMLDDSRPTPAQRLNDGVDYHPTNKYVLFGVHFAAIAGPGPLVGPVLASQWGFFPGFIWIVIGACLAGAVHDFVILWASVRQDGLSLPRIARSTIGDLSGVITSIATLFIIICTLASVAIVVVNALAESSWGMFTIVVTIPAALLTGLWMYKIRPGKVAEASVIGVTIVLLGVFFGRPFAESAWSDSLLFSPTTLKLLLPAYAAVAAILPVWVLMCPRDYLSSYMKIGVIAVLAVGIFAAHPTLKMPATTPFLSGGGPVISGPVWPFICIVIMCGAISGFHALIASGTTPKMISKESHIRPIGYGAMVVEGFVAVTALVAACALEPGDYFAINVDQRTPAEQAHYAAMLETVRTEHDWNLHAVELNELESGTGEARRADGTGGLRGRSGGAVTLAVGMAKVFSSVPGLAHLMSYWYHFVIMFEALFILTLLETGTRVARFVVQEAVGQFSGREGANASLIPHHAPGAPLAAPGAASAASHRPNWAMNVGMSLLTCFAWGYLLYTGNINTLWRMLGIANQLLASIALAVGTTYLLLHAPKRVYALCTAIPFFFVLATTLTAGVQSVQGWWGRIATAPPGEAFSLRLMSVLATIMLALVVVIAADAMRRWVQILSPVASRTAARPA
- a CDS encoding Transposase DDE domain protein; this translates as MLIAGMDAVMNDPVSESTGRRALAEPPRLRRPNREQSLLLPCCLEDLLPADHAARAVWSVVERLDLSAFSAPLKARGDEPGRPATDPQLLTALWLYATIEGIGSGREIERRCGCQDAFRWLCGGVPVNYHTLNDFRVGHRAALDELFSQVLAVLMHKRIVSVRRIAQDGTKVRADAGRHTFRREATLQRQLTEARAHVAAVKAQSDNPAADARRRAAQERAARERVERIEAALAELPKIGADQQQSKRPDVRAKEPRASTIDPQARVMKMPDGGYRPAYNVQLATDVESRAIVGVDVTQARSDHQQAAPLRAQVERRSGAKVVEHLLDGGYVQLAEIERAEAAGTRIYAPPQKTGNDTAGFAPKRSDGPGVAAWRVRMGTPAGQTIYKQRASTAEPVNADLKRYRGLAQCVVRGLAKVRCQALWAALAYNVMHFTAQLVT